The following coding sequences lie in one Bacillota bacterium genomic window:
- a CDS encoding aminotransferase class III-fold pyridoxal phosphate-dependent enzyme — ARPYCERLKEAGVLAKETHVNVIRLAPPLIISEEELEWAMERVLRVLQT, encoded by the coding sequence GCCAGGCCCTACTGCGAGCGGCTCAAGGAGGCCGGGGTGCTGGCCAAGGAGACCCACGTGAACGTGATCCGGCTGGCGCCGCCGCTCATCATCAGCGAGGAGGAACTCGAGTGGGCCATGGAGCGGGTCCTGCGGGTCCTTCAGACGTAG